The Desulfosporosinus acidiphilus SJ4 genome has a window encoding:
- a CDS encoding aminotransferase class I/II-fold pyridoxal phosphate-dependent enzyme, with protein MNEIAQELNSQIQKENPHVYDLLSDLGKNLYFPKGILTQTAEAKQKAHRFDATIGIATEHNRPMFLPVIQDTLPDYDPKNLYPYAPPAGKPELRQLWRKKMLNENPSLKDKSFSNPIVTNALTHGLSIVADLFLNENDPLVLPDKLWGNYNLIFGVRRGAKNIVYPFYTEQGTFNTKGLKDALLSQKDHGKALVLLNFPNNPTGYTPSEQEASEIVEVLREVAQLGMNLVVVTDDAYFGLFYENSIKESMFARIADLHPRILAIKVDGATKEDFVWGFRVGFITFASKYQTVLNALENKALGCIRGTISSASHPSQSFVLNALQSSEFQAQRNEKFELLKNRAVQVKQILNLGIYNDAWDYYPFNSGYFMCLKLKQGVKAEALRLHLLDQYGVGVISLGESDVRVAFSCVEEQELKQLFDLIYQGFQDMKAQRL; from the coding sequence ATGAATGAAATTGCTCAAGAGTTAAATAGCCAAATACAAAAGGAAAATCCCCATGTTTATGACTTATTGTCGGACCTGGGCAAGAATTTATATTTTCCTAAAGGGATCTTGACTCAAACCGCAGAAGCGAAGCAAAAGGCTCATCGTTTTGATGCAACCATCGGAATTGCCACCGAGCATAATCGTCCGATGTTCTTGCCTGTAATTCAGGATACATTACCTGATTATGATCCTAAAAATCTGTATCCCTATGCCCCCCCTGCAGGCAAACCTGAGTTAAGGCAGCTCTGGCGCAAAAAAATGCTAAATGAAAATCCTTCTCTAAAAGATAAAAGCTTCAGTAACCCCATTGTCACAAATGCTCTGACCCATGGTTTAAGCATTGTTGCCGATCTTTTTCTAAATGAAAACGATCCCCTAGTTTTACCTGATAAATTATGGGGTAATTATAATCTTATTTTTGGAGTTCGCAGAGGGGCTAAGAACATCGTCTATCCTTTTTATACCGAGCAGGGAACCTTTAATACTAAAGGCTTAAAAGATGCTCTGCTTTCCCAAAAGGATCATGGTAAAGCCCTCGTACTACTTAACTTCCCAAATAACCCTACTGGTTATACTCCCAGTGAGCAGGAAGCCTCTGAGATTGTAGAAGTACTGAGGGAAGTTGCTCAGCTCGGTATGAATTTAGTGGTTGTTACTGATGACGCCTATTTCGGATTATTTTATGAAAACTCCATTAAGGAATCCATGTTTGCCCGAATTGCTGATCTCCACCCTCGAATATTAGCGATCAAGGTTGATGGAGCCACTAAAGAAGATTTTGTTTGGGGCTTTCGGGTTGGATTTATTACGTTTGCCAGTAAATATCAGACGGTATTAAACGCTTTAGAAAACAAAGCCTTAGGCTGTATTCGGGGAACTATTTCCAGCGCGTCTCATCCATCTCAATCGTTCGTTTTAAATGCCCTTCAATCATCAGAGTTCCAAGCTCAAAGGAATGAAAAATTCGAGCTTTTAAAAAACCGGGCCGTTCAAGTCAAGCAAATCCTCAATCTGGGAATCTATAACGATGCCTGGGACTATTATCCATTTAATTCCGGTTACTTTATGTGTTTAAAACTAAAACAAGGTGTAAAGGCTGAGGCTTTACGTCTGCACCTTCTTGATCAATACGGCGTAGGGGTCATTTCACTGGGCGAGAGTGATGTGCGCGTTGCCTTCTCCTGCGTTGAAGAGCAAGAGTTAAAACAGCTTTTCGACCTCATTTATCAGGGATTTCAAGATATGAAGGCACAACGCTTATAA
- a CDS encoding universal stress protein: MLTPEQIKKTGELVFEATLNDQKIANIHLIKKQTSGSPAKAILDEMKREFDLVVMGTRGHGVLTGTIIGSVTQRVLAHSHCPVLIINYRD, translated from the coding sequence CTGCTGACACCTGAGCAAATAAAAAAGACTGGGGAATTAGTCTTCGAAGCTACTTTAAATGATCAAAAGATAGCAAACATACACTTAATAAAGAAACAAACATCTGGTTCCCCTGCCAAGGCTATCTTAGATGAAATGAAACGAGAGTTTGACTTAGTCGTTATGGGTACTCGAGGGCATGGGGTTCTCACGGGAACTATCATTGGGAGCGTTACTCAGCGAGTATTAGCTCATTCCCATTGTCCCGTTCTGATTATTAATTATCGCGATTGA
- a CDS encoding c-type cytochrome — protein sequence MKLRTFLLFSSLSLVLFVGITLISARLPFPMPEQAVAGKLVWQRHNCISCHSLFGNGGYAGEDLTHITGQETPSFLVNYLIKPPVIPPNKYTHHPGLDKRDAQNLVSYLEFVHTIPTLGWPPEPKKAGKNS from the coding sequence TTGAAACTGCGAACATTTTTATTATTTAGCAGCTTGTCCTTAGTTTTGTTTGTAGGGATAACTCTCATATCGGCTCGACTTCCTTTTCCTATGCCGGAGCAGGCCGTTGCGGGTAAGCTTGTTTGGCAAAGACATAACTGCATTAGCTGCCATTCCCTGTTTGGCAATGGAGGATATGCCGGCGAAGACTTAACTCATATCACAGGCCAAGAGACTCCGTCCTTTCTCGTCAATTATCTTATCAAGCCGCCGGTGATTCCCCCCAACAAATACACTCATCACCCAGGGCTCGATAAAAGGGATGCCCAAAATCTAGTGTCCTATCTGGAGTTTGTTCACACTATACCAACGTTGGGGTGGCCACCGGAACCGAAAAAGGCGGGGAAGAACTCATGA
- a CDS encoding pyridoxal phosphate-dependent aminotransferase, which translates to MKSVFAERMSLLGTETAFEVLARAKNLEAQGKDIVHLEIGEPNFETPKNIIDAACFALTKGYTHYTPAPGIPEVRETIAGYIRNHKQVEASFENVVIVPGGKPIMFFSILATVNPDDEVIYPNPGFPIYESVIRFVGAKPVPIPLREEKQFRLDVNELAQLITPKTKMLIINSPGNPTGGVLTHEDVEAIADLVRGKEILVLSDEIYDRIIYGNTHPLSIASLPGMKDWTIILDGFSKTYAMTGWRLGYGVMHQEIADKISQLMVNSNSCTSAFTQMAGKEALTGPQTDVDRMVAEFKRRRDIMVNGLNSIPKVSCLLPEGSFYVFPNFKSFNRNSKEIADYLLNDAGVACLGGTSFGSYGEGYLRFSYANSVENIQKALERIETALGKLK; encoded by the coding sequence ATGAAATCCGTATTTGCTGAGAGGATGTCTTTGTTAGGTACCGAAACAGCTTTTGAAGTTTTAGCTAGAGCCAAAAATCTTGAAGCTCAGGGGAAAGATATCGTTCATTTGGAAATTGGTGAACCGAATTTTGAGACACCTAAAAACATCATCGATGCGGCTTGTTTTGCCTTAACAAAAGGGTATACCCACTATACTCCTGCTCCAGGTATACCTGAAGTAAGAGAAACCATCGCCGGTTATATCCGGAATCATAAACAGGTGGAAGCTTCATTCGAGAATGTTGTAATAGTGCCCGGCGGAAAGCCCATTATGTTTTTCTCCATTCTGGCAACTGTCAATCCCGATGATGAAGTAATTTATCCAAATCCCGGCTTTCCGATTTATGAATCCGTTATTCGATTTGTCGGCGCAAAACCTGTCCCAATACCCCTGAGGGAAGAAAAACAATTTCGTCTGGATGTCAATGAACTGGCACAGTTGATTACACCTAAAACAAAAATGCTCATCATTAATTCCCCCGGCAATCCAACAGGCGGAGTTCTCACCCATGAGGATGTTGAAGCCATCGCCGACTTAGTGAGAGGCAAAGAAATCCTTGTCTTATCCGATGAAATTTATGATCGAATCATCTATGGGAATACACATCCCCTTTCCATTGCCTCTTTACCAGGCATGAAGGATTGGACAATCATTCTTGACGGATTCTCAAAAACATATGCCATGACAGGCTGGCGTTTAGGTTACGGAGTCATGCACCAGGAGATTGCTGATAAGATTTCTCAGCTTATGGTCAATTCAAATTCCTGTACTTCCGCTTTTACACAAATGGCAGGCAAAGAGGCACTAACCGGGCCCCAAACAGATGTCGACCGGATGGTAGCTGAGTTTAAACGACGCCGCGATATTATGGTAAATGGTTTAAATTCGATCCCCAAAGTAAGCTGTCTGTTGCCGGAAGGTTCTTTTTACGTTTTCCCTAACTTTAAATCTTTCAACAGGAACAGTAAGGAAATTGCGGACTACCTCTTGAACGATGCAGGGGTCGCCTGTTTAGGAGGTACTTCATTTGGTTCTTATGGTGAAGGATACCTTCGATTCTCTTATGCCAATTCTGTGGAAAATATCCAAAAGGCTTTAGAACGAATTGAAACTGCCTTAGGCAAACTGAAATAG